A window of Chitinophaga sp. MM2321 contains these coding sequences:
- a CDS encoding RagB/SusD family nutrient uptake outer membrane protein, translated as MKKINILIVCLLVLGFSSCSKFMDREPMAKISPESYFKTEKDLKLYINSMYSMVPDAEGIYNEDLDNVVKSSLSEFLTGRRQVPVTGGGWGWTELRKINYFLVNCNKTLPYSTTRKYVGAAKFFRAWFYFEMVKKFGDVPWYNTPLDVNDEALLTKARDPRKMIMDSVLADIDSAIVSLDATKSNELVTKWTALALKSRIGLFEGTFRKYHKEANFNLPDENKFLQAAADAAAQLMAGGQYHLYTSTPDNAYRELFSMKDANPDEIILSRKFSATLQIYHNANYYTITASYGQPGLEKSFVNSYLMKDGSRFTDKPDYNKIQFYNECQDRDPRLAQTIRTPGYTRIGNTNRLVPDFGAAVTGYQLIKYVTDETQDSYVKNDNDMPVFRYAEVLLNYAEAKAELGQLTQADIDLSIKLLRDRVGMPNLDVAAANAHPDAYEAARYNNKTISGVLLEIRRERRIELVIENFRWHDICRWKEGPMLTKQFKGMYFPGVGQFDLDNDGNIDVVIYEGTKPNGPKGPAYLKLGTEINLENGNAGGSIVINPGIPKEFNENRDYLYPVPIQERTLNKNLTQNPNWNDGL; from the coding sequence ATGAAAAAGATTAATATACTTATAGTTTGCTTGCTGGTATTGGGTTTTAGCTCATGCAGCAAGTTCATGGACCGGGAGCCGATGGCGAAAATTTCTCCTGAAAGTTATTTTAAAACGGAGAAAGATCTGAAATTATATATCAACTCCATGTATTCCATGGTGCCTGATGCAGAAGGTATTTATAATGAAGACCTGGATAATGTGGTGAAATCAAGTCTGTCAGAATTTCTTACCGGCAGACGCCAGGTACCTGTTACCGGTGGCGGCTGGGGCTGGACAGAGTTAAGGAAGATCAATTATTTCCTGGTGAACTGCAATAAAACATTACCCTATAGCACTACCCGCAAATATGTAGGCGCTGCTAAATTTTTCCGTGCCTGGTTTTATTTTGAGATGGTAAAGAAGTTTGGTGATGTGCCCTGGTACAATACCCCGCTGGATGTGAATGACGAAGCATTGCTGACCAAGGCTCGTGACCCCCGTAAGATGATAATGGACTCTGTACTCGCAGATATTGATTCGGCTATCGTATCGCTGGATGCTACCAAAAGTAATGAGCTGGTAACCAAGTGGACGGCGCTGGCGCTTAAATCGCGCATAGGACTGTTCGAAGGCACCTTCAGGAAGTATCACAAGGAAGCCAACTTCAACCTGCCGGATGAAAATAAATTCCTGCAGGCAGCAGCTGATGCAGCAGCGCAGTTGATGGCAGGCGGACAGTATCATCTTTACACCAGTACACCTGACAACGCTTACCGGGAACTTTTTTCTATGAAAGATGCCAATCCCGATGAAATTATTTTAAGCAGAAAATTCAGTGCTACGTTGCAGATATATCATAACGCCAACTACTATACGATAACGGCGTCTTATGGTCAGCCCGGCCTGGAAAAGAGTTTCGTTAACAGCTACCTGATGAAGGATGGCAGCCGTTTTACAGATAAACCTGATTATAATAAGATCCAGTTTTATAATGAGTGCCAGGACCGCGATCCACGTCTGGCGCAAACGATCCGTACACCGGGCTATACCCGTATTGGCAATACCAACAGGCTGGTACCTGATTTTGGTGCAGCCGTAACCGGCTATCAGCTGATCAAATATGTGACGGATGAAACCCAGGACTCTTATGTAAAGAACGACAACGATATGCCGGTATTCCGCTATGCAGAGGTATTACTGAACTATGCAGAAGCTAAAGCAGAACTGGGCCAGCTTACACAGGCCGACATCGATCTGTCCATCAAGCTGCTGAGAGATCGCGTAGGCATGCCTAACCTCGATGTAGCCGCAGCCAATGCCCATCCCGATGCATATGAGGCCGCACGCTACAACAATAAAACAATTAGTGGTGTATTGCTCGAAATACGCCGTGAACGCAGAATTGAGCTGGTTATTGAAAATTTCAGGTGGCATGATATCTGCCGCTGGAAAGAAGGCCCGATGCTGACAAAGCAATTCAAAGGCATGTACTTCCCCGGCGTAGGCCAGTTCGACCTGGATAATGATGGTAATATAGACGTAGTGATCTATGAAGGCACCAAGCCCAATGGCCCCAAAGGTCCTGCCTACCTGAAATTAGGTACAGAAATAAACCTGGAAAACGGTAATGCGGGCGGATCAATCGTTATTAATCCTGGCATCCCCAAAGAGTTTAATGAAAACCGGGATTACCTGTATCCGGTGCCTATCCAGGAACGTACGCTGAATAAAAACCTGACACAGAATCCGAACTGGAATGACGGACTATAA